A window from Acropora palmata chromosome 14, jaAcrPala1.3, whole genome shotgun sequence encodes these proteins:
- the LOC141866588 gene encoding uncharacterized protein LOC141866588: MPIFDTSIVSLDGKACEEIELTGSRLADFTTVRRPDMSQLKLKYSHTQDKRFYMTSGGEYQIHLILGDSMYSRIRTEKVFKGNPGEPLVEETTFGWVVHGGDEYTSDGVCMYLREVNDYEKLYSLDVLGVEDRGENDQFDVMRDFKENIMRRDDGRYEVNFPWIPGVELTSTNEVLSRKRLQNVERRLSKNENLREEYANIIEEQLRVGIVEEAPERPTARSPIRWPTASTIVCSLGLHCSHWDIMVRARMSTNLLLGDIEKAFLQIGVKEQDRDAFRFLFNVKGEEGHLRFMRVPFGVEASPFVLGATLQNHLQQQGTEFEDTVGALKENTYVDNLMQMAGDQEQLVKFKKESTEIFENAKFPVHKWESNVGSLESENMPNPSKILGHTWNKEEDTLEFLAKPFAEDQPVTKWTILSYLGAIYDPLGIVSPTMAQGKHIYRQACDENKGRNAEVSSQLRDEWVKWTKQLKTVEIPRSVAILIGEITGVHLHLFADASNLACCAAAVAVVEQQGSMAKGLLTSKSRISKRNTSIARLELVSGHVAANMAKNLHGALQRWPISSTTIWMDSMVALYWLTNPAKPWKVFVSNRVRKIAEATSEIGITWKYVPTDMNLADLGSKGATIAKMERGNWLTGPNWLLNEAQWPQQPKLKCTNVTDEECKPTQEGILHTPERKLDEWDALLERGAYWRTMRVTAWMLRFISNCKARRNKLKRKSGPLVTEEIITARTYWVKRAQRAVQASLQSPGWKLVEDKHTGVLKCEGRVKGYRPMYLPGGPLAEKLVAHVHNQIMHLGVANTMASVRESWWIPKLRARVKKTIKRCNVCKVFSTRPYKAPPTSALPEYRTEGSRPFEVTGVDFAGPLSYRVGKEEIGKYSIIIFTCASSRAVHLEVTRTQTADEFQKKLNAFISRRTRPRVIVSDNAGVFKTTADWIRAIRKSEKLHNYLAREEIRWQFNLARSPWWGGFYERLIKEIKKTLHKTLGRSRLSYEAMESVVMDIERDLNNRPLTYVEAEGEEEVLTPNMIMWGRDAHPIEDIELIKDDKEKLTKMNRRLEEAKAHAWRRWKREYIHSLMDGHRLNKKEGATPVVGEVVLVVRDEKNRGEWKKGKVSHLIQGKDGIVRGVILFHKGHTIERPLQLVCPLEIRGVDHSVHLKDGRRDEGQPRNQRVRRPSAQQAAERIAVQMRAEEED, encoded by the exons ATGCCAATATTTGATACCAGTATTGTCTCTCTAGACGGAAAAGCATGTGAAGAAATTGAACTGACTGGTTCCAGGTTAGCTGACTTTACCACTGTGAGAAGGCCAGACATGAGCCAGTTGAAACTCAAGTACTCACACACACAAGACAAGAGGTTCTACATGACATCTGGAGGAGAGTATCAAATACATCTTATTCTTGGAGACAGTATGTACAGTAGAATAAGGACAGAGAAAGTGTTCAAAGGAAACCCTGGAGAGCCCTTAGTAGAAGAGACCACCTTTGGTTGGGTTGTCCATGGTGGAGATGAGTATACAAGTGATGGTGTGTGCATGTATCTGAGAGAAGTCAATGATTATGAGAAACTGTACAGTTTGGATGTGCTTGGAGTTGAAGATCGGGGGGAGAATGACCAGTTTGACGTGATGCGTGACTTTAAAGAGAACATTATGAGAAGAGATGATGGGAGGTATGAAGTCAATTTTCCCTGGATTCCAGGAGTTGAGTTAACGAGCACAAATGAGGTGTTGAGCAGGAAGCGTTTGCAGAACGTTGAGAGGAGATTATCAAAGAATGAGAACTTGAGAGAAGAATATGCTAACATCATTGAAGAGCAACTGCGGGTGGGCATAGTAGAAGAAGCTCCTGAGAGGCCAACAG CGCGAAGCCCTATCCGTTGGCCAACAGCATCAACGATTGTATGTTCACTGGGCCTTCATTGCAGCCACTGGGACATTATGGTGAGAGCACGCATGTCTACAAACCTACTTCTTGGTGACATCGAGAAAGCGTTCCTGCAGATAGGTGTTAAAGAACAAGACAGAGATGCTTTCAGATTTCTCTTCAATGTCAAAGGAGAAGAGGGGCATCTGAGGTTCATGCGAGTACCCTTTGGAGTGGAAGCCAGTCCTTTTGTGTTAGGAGCAACTCTGCAGAATCACCTTCAACAGCAAGGAACAGAATTTGAAGACACAGTTGGAGCTCTGAAGGAGAACACCTATGTTGACAACCTTATGCAAATGGCAGGAGATCAGGAGCAGCTGGTGAAGTTTAAAAAAGAGAGCACTGAAATCTTCGAGAATGCAAAGTTTCCAGTTCATAAGTGGGAATCGAATGTTGGATCTCTGGAGAGCGAGAACATGCCGAACCCTAGTAAAATTCTAGGACATACATGGAACAAGGAAGAAGACACTCTGGAGTTCCTAGCAAAGCCTTTCGCTGAAGATCAACCTGTGACTAAGTGGACGATCCTGAGCTACTTAGGAGCTATCTATGATCCGCTCGGGATAGTCTCTCCCACTATGGCGCAAGGGAAGCATATCTATCGACAAGCCTGTGATGAAAATAAGGGGCGGAATGCAGAGGTCTCCAGCCAGTTGAGAGATGAGTGGGTTAAATGGACAAAGCAACTTAAGACTGTTGAGATACCCAGAAGTGTAGCCATTTTAATTGGAGAGATTACGGGAGTACACCTTCATCTCTTTGCTGATGCTAGTAACCTAGCATGTTGTGCAGCGGCAGTTGCAGTTGTGGAACAACAAGGGAGTATGGCTAAGGGTCTGCTAACTTCGAAGTCGCGAATATCAAAGAGAAACACTTCTATAGCGAGATTAGAACTTGTCAGCGGCCATGTGGCGGCAAACATGGCAAAGAACCTGCATGGTGCTCTGCAACGTTGGCCCATCAGTTCTACTACTATTTGGATGGACAGCATGGTTGCGCTGTATTGGCTGACTAATCCCGCAAAGCCATGGAAAGTGTTTGTGTCCAACAGAGTGAGAAAGATAGCAGAAGCCACCAGTGAGATTGGGATTACTTGGAAGTACGTTCCAACAGATATGAACCTGGCAGACCTTGGAAGCAAAGGGGCGACCATTGCGAAGATGGAGAGAGGAAACTGGCTGACTGGCCCTAACTGGCTATTGAATGAAGCGCAGTGGCCACAGCAGCCAAAGTTGAAATGCACTAATGTGACAGATGAAGAGTGTAAACCCACCCAGGAGGGAATCCTTCACACACCAGAGCGCAAGCTAGATGAGTGGGATGCATTGTTAGAGAGGGGTGCTTACTGGCGGACCATGAGGGTGACGGCTTGGATGTTGAGGTTCATCAGTAACTGCAAAGCAAGAAGAAACAAGTTGAAGAGAAAATCGGGTCCATTAGTAACCGAAGAGATCATTACTGCGAGAACCTATTGGGTGAAAAGAGCTCAGAGAGCAGTCCAAGCAAGTTTACAATCGCCAGGATGGAAGTTAGTAGAAGACAAACACACAGGCGTTCTCAAGTGTGAAGGCAGAGTAAAAGGATACAGGCCTATGTATCTGCCAGGAGGACCACTGGCTGAGAAGCTCGTTGCTCATGTACACAATCAAATAATGCATCTTGGTGTTGCTAATACAATGGCAAGTGTAAGAGAGAGTTGGTGGATTCCGAAGCTGAGAGCAAGAGTCAAGAAGACGATCAAAAGATGCAATGTCTGCAAAGTATTCTCCACCAGACCGTACAAAGCACCACCAACGAGCGCCCTGCCGGAATACAGGACAGAGGGGAGTAGACCGTTTGAGGTTACCGGAGTAGACTTTGCAGGACCTTTGAGTTACAGGGTCGGCAAGGAAGAAATAGGAAAGTACTCAATCATCATTTTCACGTGCGCGAGTTCAAGAGCAGTCCATTTAGAAGTAACAAGGACACAAACGGCGGATGAATTCCAGAAGAAATTGAATGCGTTCATCTCGCGCCGAACGAGGCCTCGTGTAATTGTCTCAGACAATGCCGGAGTCTTCAAGACCACAGCAGACTGGATCAGAGCTATTAGGAAGAGCGAGAAGCTGCACAACTACTTAGCGAGAGAGGAAATTCGTTGGCAGTTTAACCTTGCGAGATCCCCTTGGTGGGGAGGGTTCTATGAGAGACTGATCAAGGAAATAAAGAAGACTTTACACAAGACGTTAGGGAGGTCAAGACTTTCGTATGAAGCCATGGAATCGGTCGTGATGGACATAGAAAGGGACTTGAACAATCGCCCCTTGACTTATGTGGAGGCAGAGGGAGAAGAAGAGGTGCTTACACCAAACATGATCATGTGGGGACGTGATGCTCACCCAATCGAAGACATCGAACTTATCAAGGATGACAAGGAGAAGCTGACGAAGATGAATAGGAGATTGGAAGAAGCTAAGGCCCATGCATGGAGACGATGGAAGAGAGAATACATCCACAGTTTAATGGATGGTCACCGTCTAAACAAGAAAGAGGGAGCTACACCCGTAGTCGGAGAAGTTGTTCTTGTCGTTAGAGACGAAAAGAACCGTGGAGAGTGGAAGAAAGGGAAGGTGTCGCACCTCATTCAAGGCAAGGACGGTATTGTTAGAGGTGTGATTTTGTTTCACAAGGGGCACACTATTGAGAGACCTCTACAGCTAGTTTGTCCTTTGGAGATACGAGGAGTGGATCACAGTGTTCACCTGAAAGATGGGAGGAGAGACGAAGGGCAGCCGAGGAACCAGAGAGTGCGGAGACCTTCAGCTCAACAGGCAGCTGAAAGGATTGCAGTACAAATGCGAGCAGAAGAGGAGGACTAA